GCGACGATTGATCGTGATGCGGCCGGCACCTTCAGTAAGCCAAGCGTGTGCAATGGCGGTCTTGCGGCGGCCGGTGGCGTTGTATGGGGTTGTCTGACTCATGTCTGGGGAAATCAATTAGAGAGTGATGGCAGTGGGCTGCTGGGCTTCATGAGGATGACCGGCGCCGGCATAAACCTTCAGCTTGGTCATTTGCTGACGGCCCAGGCGGGTGTGGGGCACCATGCCCTTGACGGCCAGTTCCAGAAGAAGTTCGGGGCGGCGGGCGCGGATTTTCCGCGGAGTGTCCACCTGCTTGCCGCCGACGTATCCGGAGAAACGGGTGTAAATCTTGGCGTTTTCCTTGTTGCCGGTCAGCACCACCTTGTCCGCGTTCACGATAATGACAAAGTCGCCACAATCAACGTGGGGGGTGAAAATTGTCTTGTTCTTGCCACGCAAAATGTTAGCCGCTTCAACGGCAACACGGCCGAGCACCTTGTCGGCAGCGTCTATAACATACCATTTGCGCTCTACTTCTTGCGGTTTGGCTGAGAAGGTCTTCATGGTTCAATTCTTCGTTCTCGTTTTTCGGCATCCTGCCGTAATCTTCCAATTCGGGGGCGCATTCCTAATGATTATTCGCGTAAATGTCAAATACTTTTTCTCTTTTACTCCCCTTTTGCGGCCTTTTTTCCGTCCCTTCCGCAGAATCGCGGCTTAATTGCGGCGTTTCCACATTCAGGACTTGCCCTCGTGGAAATATGGCCTATTATTCGCCTGCGCGAAAATTCGTACACGCGCGTTCATTTTAACCTTACAAGGAGAATCCTATCAGCCCGAATCCAAGACCCAGCAACCGCCCCAGCGGCGGTCAGAATTCCCGCCCCGGCCCCAGGCCGGCAGGCAGCAGCACAAGACCGGCCGGCAACGCCAGCCGTCCCGGACAGCCCCGGCCCGCCGGGAGTGGCACCGGCCCGGCACGCCCGGCCGGACAGTCCGCTGGCCCGGGAGGCGCCAGAACAGGCGGAGGACCACGCCCCGGAGGCGGGCCCAACCGGCCGCGCCCGCAGGGAGGCGGGGGCCGCCACACCAAGGGCAGGAGGCATTTCAGCAAATCGGCCCCCAAGGAAGAAAACTCCGAAAGCGAAATTGAAGTGGAAGGCACCATCTGCGCTGTGCTGGCGGGCACCATGTTCAAGGTGCGCCTGCCCAACGGGCACGAAGTGCTGGCCCACATTTCCGGCAAGATGCGCAAGCGCTTCATCAAAATCGTTGTGGGCGACAAGGTGCGCATGGAAATGTCCCCCTACGACATGACCAAGGCGCGCATCACGTTCCGCATC
This portion of the Akkermansia massiliensis genome encodes:
- the rplM gene encoding 50S ribosomal protein L13: MKTFSAKPQEVERKWYVIDAADKVLGRVAVEAANILRGKNKTIFTPHVDCGDFVIIVNADKVVLTGNKENAKIYTRFSGYVGGKQVDTPRKIRARRPELLLELAVKGMVPHTRLGRQQMTKLKVYAGAGHPHEAQQPTAITL
- the infA gene encoding translation initiation factor IF-1, translating into MEVEGTICAVLAGTMFKVRLPNGHEVLAHISGKMRKRFIKIVVGDKVRMEMSPYDMTKARITFRIG